The genomic stretch GCGGATGGTAGCACCATTTTATCCAATAGCGCTTCTCTGATCTGGTCTTCCGGTGGCGGAATTCCCAGTGGCTACAAGGTGTATTTTGGCACCACAAATCCACCTCCTTTCGTAGAAGATATCGGTTTCAACTACATTTATGACGTTGCAGACCTTTTGGGTGAAACTACGTACTATTGGCAGATAGTTCCCTACAATACTATCGGAGATGCCACCAACTGCCCTGTGTGGAGCTTCAGCACCCTGAGGGCAAACCAATTGGCTGAAAGCTTTGAAAGCACTGTCTTCCCGCCCGTTGGATGGGCAAACGGGAGTACCGGGAACTGGACTCGCAGTACTTCTACTCCGCTGTTCCATGGCGTTGCTCATGCCTACAAATTTACTTCAACTACCCTTGAATACTATCTTTCTACTCCTATGTTGAGCGTTGTCGCAGGCGATAGCTTCGAATTCTATACCCGCGCTACAAACACTTCGCAGGTCTTGAGAGTAGGTTATTCCACCGATAGAGTGCAATGGACTCAGATTGGCGGGGACATTACTTATGCCGCTACAGGTATTTGGTATCCCGTGAACATAGACCTTAGTACTTTAGCGGGCAACAACTATTATTTCGCATTCATAACTCCTCTCGCCACCTCAACTGGCAGTATTTATGTGGATCATGTGATTGGTCCCGATTTAGCTTCGTTAGCCCCGGGAGCGCCTATATTGACGGCTCCTGTAGACGAAGCGGTGGATGTGAGCAACTTCCCCACTCTTTCCTGGACAGCCGCCCTTACCGGAGGTGTGCCAAATGAGTATAGCATTTATCTGGATGCAAACCCCAATCCTACTACATTGATTGGCACATCTGCGACTACCAGCTATACTCTGGAAACTGCATTGACATATAGTACTCAATACTACTGGAAAGTTGTAGCCAGCAATGATGCTGGAGCCAGCGAAGCCAGTGAGGTATTCAGCTTTACCGTGTTGGATAATCCCACTATATCCACTTTCCCCTGGATCGAGGATTTTGGTACTGTTACAGGCGATTGGCCGGTGTTGAACTGGACCCAACTGAGCGGAATATTCCCCACTGTAGATGGTACTAGTACACAGTGGTACAGAGACGAATGGCTAAATGGGCCCACCGGAAACAACGCTGCCAAGATCAATATCTATGGAACCACTCGCAAGGGCTGGCTGGTAACTCCTCCCGTAGCACTTCCTGATGGGGGCTACGAGCTGAAGTTTGATCTGGGATTGACCGATTATGCCAATAGCGATCCCATCGAAGATCCTACGTCTCAGCAGGATGATAAATTCATCGTAGCCATGAGCGATACTCCAAATATGAGCAATCCCGTGACTCTGCGCGAATGGAATAACACCGGTAGTGAATATGTGTACAACCAGATTCCACATACTGGAACCGAAGTAACCTTGTACTTGACCGGAGTATCCGGAACCAAATACTTTGCTTTCTATGGTGAATCAACCGTATCCGGAGGGGACAACGACCTCTTTGTGGACAATGTACAGGTACGCCAGACTCCTACTGGTCCCGTGTTCACGATCAATCCCACTGAACACGACTTTGGCACTGTACTTGTGGGAGCAGCTCCCAGCAGAGAGTTCTTGGTCTCAAACACCGGTATAGGTGCGCTTACCATCAATAGTATAGATCTGACCGGTGACCAGTATTTCACGCTGAGTGGCTTACCTACTCTGCCTCTCGTTTTGAATATCGGCGAGTCATTTGTTTTTAGCGCCGTTTACGCTCCCACCGCTGAAGGTGAACACGCGGCGACCATAACCATTATCGACAACCTGGGCAGGACTACTCATACAGTACCTCTTCAGGGCGAAGGTTTTGATGCCACCATTACTACTTTGCCTGCCAGTGAGAATTGGGATACTGCCGTAGTTCCTGATTTCCCCTTGGGTTGGAGCACAATATATAATGCCACCACCACCTCGGCTTATCTGAGAACCAGCACCACCTCTCCATATAGCACGCCCAATTGCGTGCAGATGGCAAATTCCAGTGACGCAAACGCACAACTGTATCTGATATCACCTCCTGTAAGTACCGAAATACCGGTGAACGGACTTCGCGTAAGGATAATGGCAAAAGGAGGCACAAACTATGTGCTGGATGTCGGTACAATGTCCAATCCTGCCGATGCGGCGACCTTTGTACTGGCTCAGCAGTTAAACGTAGTATCCAACTGGAATGAATATGTGGTGAACCTCACCAACCACACTCCAGCAGGTCAATTCATCGCTGTCAGACACGGCTTGGGCGCTACTAATCACACCATTTACATTGATGATGTGAGCTTGGAGCTGATCGCGGCAAACGATCTTGCTGCTGTGAACATAACTGGAAACAGCACACCTCCGGTGAATACCGAGGTTACTTATAACATCAGTATTTACAATAATGGTACGGCATCACAGAGCACATATCAGGTAAAACTGTTCAATTCCAGCGATGTGGAGCTGAGTTCTGCAGCAGGAATTACAGTTGCTCCCGGCGCTACCGTGGAAGTTCCTGTTAGCTGGACTCCTACCGTGGAAGGTCTGGTTACTTTGTATGGAAAGGTAGTCCTTGCCGGCGACGTGAATCCTGATAATGACAGAACTGCAGACATGGGAGTAAACGTTACTGCCGAAGATGTGTTTATAGTGGAGGTTGGTAACGGGACTGAAGTGAATGGCGAGACAGCTGCACCTACACCTTACGGAACATATTACAAGAACTTCCGTCAACAGTATCTCTACACTGCTGCTGATTTGATTGCTCACGGATGTGTACCCGGGATGATCTATGCCCTGGCCTTCAATGTTCAGGATGTTAGAACCTGCTCAGCCATGCCGAACTACAGAATCCGCCTGAAGAACACTACCCAAACCGAGCTCAATACTACATTCGAAGTCGGCGAATACACACAGGTATGGCAACATCCAAACTTCCTGCCTCAAAACGGCTGGAATATGCACGTATTTACCACTCCTTTCCTCTGGGACGGTGCTTCGAACGTGATCGTGGATATCCTCACCGATCTTATTCCCGGCGGCTACACCAGAAACGCTGGAGTTTACTATACTCCTACCTCCTTCAACAGTTGCCTGCGTTATCAGAGTGACAGCAGTCCGGCAGATCAAGCTACAACCGGTTCACTCTCTCTAAATCGTGCCAATACCAGGTTCTACCTGAATGTGGAAGACATGGGCAGCCTTACCGGTACTGTAACCGAAAACGGTAATCCGCTCAACAACGTTACTATTACGATCGAAGATACGGTGTTCAATACCACTACAAACAACAATGGTATTTACACCTTTACCCATGCACCGATCGGGACTCACACGGTAACAGCCACTAAAAACGGATATACTCCAGTTAGTCACACTGTTACCATCAATGTGGATCAACAAACCGTTCAGGACTTTGCGATGACCGGTACTCCTGAGATCAGTATCAGTCACACGGAATGGAATTTTGGTGACATTAACCTGGGCGGTTCTGCCAGCCAGGACTTCAGCATCACAAATATTGGCGGTGGCAACCTTGGTATCGAATCGATCACGATATCCGGAAGTGCTACCTTCGTACTTAGCAATCTTCCAGCTTTACCGACGGATCTGCTGAACGAAGAAGCCATAGTCTTCACGACCACCTATACACCAAACTCACTCAACGATGATACCGCAACCATTACCATTGTCGATGATCAGGGAACCCGCCATGTGTTTGGCAGCATGAATGCGAATGCTACAGCCAAAAACAGCATCGGAAATCGCTCGAACAATCTCAACCGCGAAAGTCACACCATCTTGCTTAGCGGAACAGGCGTGAACGATATTACCATCGGCGCTGGAGACCAAGAAGCATACATCCCGTTGAACTTCTTCTACAACAACTCTCTCTTTGAGACTATCTATACCGTAGAAGAAATGAACGGCTTCGTAGGAATGATCACCGGTGTAAGGTTCTACACAAACTTCAACAGCGCTCATCCAGATAAACCGGCAAAGATATGGCTTGGTTCCACTACTCAGACAGATCTGACTGCAGGTTATATCCCTTCCACAAACCTGACTCTTGTGTTTGACGGAACGATGAGTTATCCCGCCGGTGAAGGTGTAGTAACTTTCGAATTTCCAGAATACTACATGCACTTGGACGGTGGAAATCTCGTGATGATGGTGCAAAGACCCATGGACACAAGTTGGGTCAGCGGAAAGTACTTCAAGACTCAAACGGTAGGAACTAATCGTAGCCGAAATGCAAATAGCGATGGTACCACATATGATCCTGCCAATCCTCCGGATGGTACGCTTAGCGGTCAATTCCCCAAGACCACATTTGTGGTGATTCCCGGCGGTGTAGGGCACATCACTGGAACGGTTCTGGGAGAGAATAACGTACCGCTGCAAGGAGTACAAGTTACTTTGAGCGGCAATCCCACCACCACTACAGATGTGAATGGCGGATTTTTCATTCCAAATATTCTACCTGGCGAATACACGCTTGGCTTCAGTATATATGGATACATCAGCCAGGACTATCCTTTTGAACTGGAAGAAGATGAAACCGAGGTCGTAAATATCACTTTGCAACCCATGCCCAAAGTATCGGTATCCGGCACTATTCAAGCCAGCGATACCTCCGTGGGCATCGCTGGTGCCAGCATCAGACTACAGGGTTATGCAGAATACAGCCTTACCACAAACGCTCTGGGTGAATTCACATCCGGTCCTGTGGTCTATGCCAATGAAAACTACCAATACTCAATCTCGGCTCCGGGATACAGCAGTCTTACCGGTACCATCGAAGTAGGCGCCACAGATTATAGTATGGGTGTGATCGTCATGTCCGAAATAGCCTATGCACCCACGGATGTTGTTGCTGAACTCAGCGAGTCAGGCAGTTCCGTAGAGATAGAGTGGAGCGCTCCGGATCCGAACGCAATGGAGATATTGGAAAGCTTCGAAGGCGAGCTCTTCCCGCCTGCAGATTGGTCTCAGATCATTACCTGTACCGGTGGAGCAAATAGCTTGGGTGTATTTCCCACCTGGCACAAATATAGCACCATCAACGATGCAATACCCATTGTTCCTACTGACGGAACCTATCAAAGCGGACTTACGTGGTATAACGGGCATCAGGACGAATGGTTGATTACCAATATCTTCAACTGCCCTCCGGATGCCTATATGACCTTCGATACCTATCTCAATATGGGATCCCAAATGGGTGATCACTATTATGTAAAGATATCGGCAGACAACGGAGTCACATGGGATGTCCTCTGGGATGGCGCTACCCAACCTATGGGAAACAACCATTACAGCACCCCCATTCATGTGGATATCAGCGCTTATAACGGACAACAGGTACAGATGGCTTTCCAAGCCGAGGATCCGCCCGATGATGCAGGACTTTGGGAAGTGTGGTATATAGACAACATCTACATTGGCAACTTTGTAGAAAGAGTATCCACCACCTTCACCGGCTCCGGAATTGGCACAAAGAGCACAAATCCGCAGAATAACCTCAGACAGCAGAACAATGCTCTACGTAGTGCGGAACCCGCTTCTGAAACCAAAGTAAATGGCAGAGCTCTGGTGGGCTACCGGGTATGGCGCCTTGTAACCGGAACAGAGGAAAGTGAAACCACATGGACCTTGCTGAACGAAGAAGTAACCAGCAATACTTTCTTTGAAGACGATGGTTGGAACGGTCTGGCAAACGGTAGTTACAGATGGGCTGTGAAAGCAGTCTATACTTCCGAGGTGTTGTCTTCAGCTGCCTTCTCAAACAGCATAGTAAAAGACCAACAGACAGGTAACTTCCAGGGACGTGTAACCAATGCCGGACAAGGAATTCCCGGAGCTACGGTGAGCACCAATACCGATATTTCTGCAACCACGAACTCTCAGGGATACTATAACCTTACCGTACCGGCAGGTACCTATACCCTTACCGCCAGCAAAACGGATTACCTCTCTCTTGAGGTTGCGAATATGACTGTGGCAGCCGGGCAGAATGTGACCGTGAACTTCAACCTGATCCATGTATCTGCGGAAGATGATGTATCTGCGGTTTCGGTAACAGTTCTGAACTCCAACTACCCGAATCCTTTCAATCCGGAGACCACAATCAGTTACGACCTCAAGGATGCAGGCATGGTTCGCATCGATGTCTTCAACTTGAAAGGTCAGCTTGTGCGTACACTGGTCAATGAAGAACAAGCTTCGGGCAGATACCGCTTAGTATTCAATGGTAAAGACTACAGAGGAAACCCGCTTTCCACTGGTGTTTATTTCTATCGCATGAAAACCGGTAACTACCAAAGCACAAAAAAGATGATGCTAATGGAATAAGCTTCTTTAGCTCAGATAAGATCAGCCCCGGAAGAAATTCCGGGGCTTTTTCCTTGACAAGAATACAGCGTGATCCCTGAATGTATCAGCAGCACAGCTGAAGGAGTTAATGATGAAAATGGACAGTCTTTTTTCGAAAATTAAAAGCACAATCCAAAGCGGTGCGGGCGCAAACCTCAGTATCGGCAACCCATCGAAAATAGGTGATGTCTCAGTAGTTCCGGTTGCCCGCGTGTCTTTCATGTTTGGTGGGGGAGCTGGAAAATCTCCCAATCGAAAACAAGAAAAGAAAACCCTGCCGGAAAATTCCGAAAATCCGGAAGAAACACCGAAAAATGAGGGCTTCGGCGGTGGTGGCAGCGTTAAAACTGATCCCGTAGGCATATATCTCATCAAGAATGAAACTGCAAAGTTCTATCCCATAATCTCAGTCCGTGAGATCGTAACCATATTCAGCCTTCTTGGCCTCTTGCTGTTGAAAATCTACAAACTCAAACGTAAGCGATGAATGTAATGCAGACTCTCATGAGCTTTTTAAGCCTGAAATTCCCGCAAAAAATCTTCCCTTCCTCTACAAGGATTCTCTATGCTTAGTATTTTTAGCCCCTCAAATTATGCTCCCTTCAATATCGCTCTCGAAGAATATCTGTTGAACCACTTTTCAGAAGATTGTTTCCTGCTGTACATCAATGAACCTTGCATCATAGTGGGCAGATTTCAGAACACTATGGCCGAGATCAATTATCAATGGGTACATCATCACGAAATACCGGTGGTTCGCAGATTAACTGGAGGCGGAACGGTTTTCCACGATTTGGGTAACTTGAATTTTAGCTTTATCATGCGCAATACCGACGATGAAACTGCCAATTTTGAACGATATACCAAGCCTGTCCTGGAAGTCTTGAACGAGCTGGGTGTTCCAGCTATTTTGCAGGGGCGCAACGATCTTACAATCAAGGGTATGAAGTTTTCCGGAAATGCCAAATTGGTGCAAAACGGGACTACCCTGCAACACGGCACCATTCTGTTCAATTCCCATGTGGAATCCCTTGTGCAAGCGCTCAAGGTAAATCCCATCAAGTTTTCCGATAAGGCCGTCAAATCAGTTCGCTCCAGAGTTACAAACGTGATTGATCACCTGCCGCAGGTCATGAAGCTGGGTGAATTTATTCCCCTGGTGCGAAACAAAGTCCACAGCCTTTATACAGATGCTACAGATTACACTCTCTCCATCGATGACCGTCAGGCAGTGCAGGAATTGGTGGATCGCAAGTATGGAACCTGGGAGTGGAACTATGGCAAGAGTCCTCAATACAACCTTGCCAATGCCATCAAAACCAAGGTAGGTACCATAGAATTGTATCTGGATGTATCCAATGGCATCATTACCAGCCTGCGCGTTTTCGGCGATTTCTTTGGTTCCAAAGACCTCAGGGACTTGGAATTGTGCTTCAGTGGCATATCCCACACCCACGAAAGTGTGCGTGAGATTCTGGAACGTTGCTCCTATCGGTCATATTTCGGTGACGTGGATTTGAATGATTTGGTAAATGCTATGTTCTAATTATGTAGATTTTTGTTGACAATAAAGCATAAGTACATCAAACTGTAATTAGTTATATGCTCAATAAGGAGAAGAAATGAGGAAACCTCTTGTTTTTATACTTTTAGTTGCAGTTCTGTTAGGTATTTTCGGTTGCTCAGTCACCGGATCTACCGAAAAAATGATTGTAAAATACGACATCGAACTTGCTCTTGTACGCAAAGCCAGCGATATCAACCAACGCTATCAAGCCCCCGTGGCAGATACCACCATGGGCAATGCCCGCTATGTTTATGAAGACGATCTCTTCCGCAGCATCTGGAGCGCCAGCGAATCCGGATGGGAACTGACTTTGTACAATAAAAGCGAAAAAACCCTTACTGTAGATTGGGATGAAGCAGTGTATATGGATGTGGATAAGATCGGCAGAGGCGTTTTGGTCTCCACCACCAAATACTCCGAACGCAACAATCCTCAAACTCCTACCGTTATCGTGCGCAGAGGAAACATCACTGAAAACCTCTTTTCCAAAGACCACGTCTATCAATCCAGCACCGGTGTATGGGCAAAACGTCCCCTGTTCCCCATCGATTTCAGCGAAGCTCAACGCTACAAAGGTAGAACAGTAAGCCTGATTCTGCCTTTCAGCGTCGATGGCCTTACTTCCCAATATGAATTTGTCTTCAACATCAAAAATGTAAGCGAAGTGCCTTCCACCTCAAATCCATGGCAGATCTTCCTGCTGGATCGCGCTCTTGGCGTAAACTTTTAATAGGGCTTCCACACAATACCGGTTCCATCTGGGACCGGTATTCTATTGCTTAGTATTCCAGCTCCTTCACTCTATCAGCACTCCCCAAGAGTTGGTAGCATGGGGGGGGGTAATGGCACGCAGATCTCGCAGATTTACGCAGATTATTAGGTATTGAGGATTGCCGCTGTCTCCACGGAAATGCGAAGCGTTTTCGTAGAGTGGCTCAGACGTCCTCGTCTGCATAAGCAGCGTAACTGCTTTCTTTTTGAAGTGACCTCCGGCCACTCTCGACA from Candidatus Cloacimonadota bacterium encodes the following:
- a CDS encoding carboxypeptidase regulatory-like domain-containing protein yields the protein MNLNKLLLIVLILSLGTFSGLFAQVNITIGDGTGSNTTTGAPTPYGTFYKNFHQQFLYRVSEIEDAGGGAGPINSLAFNVINLNNCTAMPNFSIKIKTTTQTELTTTFEVGEYTEVFFQNDFMPVAGMNVHTFNTPFQWDGASNIIVDIITTLIPGSYAQNASVQLTETGFNSSLRYQSDSIDASTSATGTLSMNRSNVTFNMTAVQVTDPPNPANMISPADGSTILSNSASLIWSSGGGIPSGYKVYFGTTNPPPFVEDIGFNYIYDVADLLGETTYYWQIVPYNTIGDATNCPVWSFSTLRANQLAESFESTVFPPVGWANGSTGNWTRSTSTPLFHGVAHAYKFTSTTLEYYLSTPMLSVVAGDSFEFYTRATNTSQVLRVGYSTDRVQWTQIGGDITYAATGIWYPVNIDLSTLAGNNYYFAFITPLATSTGSIYVDHVIGPDLASLAPGAPILTAPVDEAVDVSNFPTLSWTAALTGGVPNEYSIYLDANPNPTTLIGTSATTSYTLETALTYSTQYYWKVVASNDAGASEASEVFSFTVLDNPTISTFPWIEDFGTVTGDWPVLNWTQLSGIFPTVDGTSTQWYRDEWLNGPTGNNAAKINIYGTTRKGWLVTPPVALPDGGYELKFDLGLTDYANSDPIEDPTSQQDDKFIVAMSDTPNMSNPVTLREWNNTGSEYVYNQIPHTGTEVTLYLTGVSGTKYFAFYGESTVSGGDNDLFVDNVQVRQTPTGPVFTINPTEHDFGTVLVGAAPSREFLVSNTGIGALTINSIDLTGDQYFTLSGLPTLPLVLNIGESFVFSAVYAPTAEGEHAATITIIDNLGRTTHTVPLQGEGFDATITTLPASENWDTAVVPDFPLGWSTIYNATTTSAYLRTSTTSPYSTPNCVQMANSSDANAQLYLISPPVSTEIPVNGLRVRIMAKGGTNYVLDVGTMSNPADAATFVLAQQLNVVSNWNEYVVNLTNHTPAGQFIAVRHGLGATNHTIYIDDVSLELIAANDLAAVNITGNSTPPVNTEVTYNISIYNNGTASQSTYQVKLFNSSDVELSSAAGITVAPGATVEVPVSWTPTVEGLVTLYGKVVLAGDVNPDNDRTADMGVNVTAEDVFIVEVGNGTEVNGETAAPTPYGTYYKNFRQQYLYTAADLIAHGCVPGMIYALAFNVQDVRTCSAMPNYRIRLKNTTQTELNTTFEVGEYTQVWQHPNFLPQNGWNMHVFTTPFLWDGASNVIVDILTDLIPGGYTRNAGVYYTPTSFNSCLRYQSDSSPADQATTGSLSLNRANTRFYLNVEDMGSLTGTVTENGNPLNNVTITIEDTVFNTTTNNNGIYTFTHAPIGTHTVTATKNGYTPVSHTVTINVDQQTVQDFAMTGTPEISISHTEWNFGDINLGGSASQDFSITNIGGGNLGIESITISGSATFVLSNLPALPTDLLNEEAIVFTTTYTPNSLNDDTATITIVDDQGTRHVFGSMNANATAKNSIGNRSNNLNRESHTILLSGTGVNDITIGAGDQEAYIPLNFFYNNSLFETIYTVEEMNGFVGMITGVRFYTNFNSAHPDKPAKIWLGSTTQTDLTAGYIPSTNLTLVFDGTMSYPAGEGVVTFEFPEYYMHLDGGNLVMMVQRPMDTSWVSGKYFKTQTVGTNRSRNANSDGTTYDPANPPDGTLSGQFPKTTFVVIPGGVGHITGTVLGENNVPLQGVQVTLSGNPTTTTDVNGGFFIPNILPGEYTLGFSIYGYISQDYPFELEEDETEVVNITLQPMPKVSVSGTIQASDTSVGIAGASIRLQGYAEYSLTTNALGEFTSGPVVYANENYQYSISAPGYSSLTGTIEVGATDYSMGVIVMSEIAYAPTDVVAELSESGSSVEIEWSAPDPNAMEILESFEGELFPPADWSQIITCTGGANSLGVFPTWHKYSTINDAIPIVPTDGTYQSGLTWYNGHQDEWLITNIFNCPPDAYMTFDTYLNMGSQMGDHYYVKISADNGVTWDVLWDGATQPMGNNHYSTPIHVDISAYNGQQVQMAFQAEDPPDDAGLWEVWYIDNIYIGNFVERVSTTFTGSGIGTKSTNPQNNLRQQNNALRSAEPASETKVNGRALVGYRVWRLVTGTEESETTWTLLNEEVTSNTFFEDDGWNGLANGSYRWAVKAVYTSEVLSSAAFSNSIVKDQQTGNFQGRVTNAGQGIPGATVSTNTDISATTNSQGYYNLTVPAGTYTLTASKTDYLSLEVANMTVAAGQNVTVNFNLIHVSAEDDVSAVSVTVLNSNYPNPFNPETTISYDLKDAGMVRIDVFNLKGQLVRTLVNEEQASGRYRLVFNGKDYRGNPLSTGVYFYRMKTGNYQSTKKMMLME
- a CDS encoding GerW family sporulation protein is translated as MKMDSLFSKIKSTIQSGAGANLSIGNPSKIGDVSVVPVARVSFMFGGGAGKSPNRKQEKKTLPENSENPEETPKNEGFGGGGSVKTDPVGIYLIKNETAKFYPIISVREIVTIFSLLGLLLLKIYKLKRKR
- a CDS encoding lipoate--protein ligase; its protein translation is MLSIFSPSNYAPFNIALEEYLLNHFSEDCFLLYINEPCIIVGRFQNTMAEINYQWVHHHEIPVVRRLTGGGTVFHDLGNLNFSFIMRNTDDETANFERYTKPVLEVLNELGVPAILQGRNDLTIKGMKFSGNAKLVQNGTTLQHGTILFNSHVESLVQALKVNPIKFSDKAVKSVRSRVTNVIDHLPQVMKLGEFIPLVRNKVHSLYTDATDYTLSIDDRQAVQELVDRKYGTWEWNYGKSPQYNLANAIKTKVGTIELYLDVSNGIITSLRVFGDFFGSKDLRDLELCFSGISHTHESVREILERCSYRSYFGDVDLNDLVNAMF